In Streptomyces dangxiongensis, one DNA window encodes the following:
- a CDS encoding ribose-5-phosphate isomerase, with product MRVYLGSDHAGYELKNHLVEWLKAAGHEPVDCGPHLYDAQDDYPPFCLRAAEKAAADPDALGVVIGGSGNGEQIAANKVKGVRAALAWSEETAALGRQHNDANVVAVGARMHGTEEATRFVEIFLATPFSGDERHIRRIDMLAAYETTGDLPPIPAHHPQQD from the coding sequence ATGCGCGTGTACCTCGGCTCCGACCATGCGGGCTACGAACTCAAGAACCACCTCGTCGAGTGGCTGAAGGCCGCCGGCCACGAGCCCGTCGACTGCGGGCCCCACCTCTACGACGCCCAGGACGACTACCCGCCGTTCTGCCTGCGCGCCGCGGAGAAGGCGGCGGCCGACCCGGACGCCCTCGGCGTCGTGATCGGCGGCTCCGGCAACGGCGAGCAGATCGCCGCGAACAAGGTCAAGGGCGTGCGTGCCGCGCTGGCCTGGAGCGAGGAGACGGCGGCGCTCGGCCGCCAGCACAACGACGCCAACGTGGTGGCCGTCGGCGCGCGCATGCACGGCACCGAGGAGGCGACCAGGTTCGTCGAGATCTTCCTCGCCACCCCCTTCTCCGGCGACGAGCGCCACATCCGCCGCATCGACATGCTGGCGGCGTACGAGACCACGGGCGACCTCCCGCCGATCCCCGCCCACCACCCGCAGCAGGACTGA
- a CDS encoding ABC transporter permease produces the protein MTTTTTAPPAAAAGELPQVRRRRRLSPGRRLPAARLAGPLVLLALWAGASAAGQLDPGAVPAPWTVLRTAGHLWTDGTLPTDVLTSLERAGYGFAIGLTAGVLLALAAGLSRTGEALIDGTVQLNRAIPTLGLIPLFILWLGIGETFKIAIIAIVVYVPIYLNTHAALSGIDSRFVELAEVQGLSRLAFVRQVVVPGALPGFFVGLRLGVTGSWLGLVVLEQINATNGLGYLMFQAQNYGRTDVILVGLLIYGVFGLVSDSVVRLIERRVLSWRRTLSN, from the coding sequence GTGACCACGACGACGACCGCGCCGCCGGCGGCAGCGGCCGGGGAACTCCCCCAGGTCCGCAGACGCCGCCGCCTCTCCCCCGGCCGCCGGCTGCCCGCCGCCCGGCTGGCCGGACCGCTGGTGCTGCTCGCCCTGTGGGCCGGCGCCTCGGCCGCCGGGCAGCTCGACCCGGGCGCGGTCCCCGCGCCCTGGACCGTCCTGCGGACCGCCGGCCACCTGTGGACGGACGGCACACTGCCCACCGATGTGCTGACCTCCCTGGAACGGGCCGGCTACGGCTTCGCGATCGGGCTGACCGCCGGGGTGCTGCTCGCCCTCGCCGCCGGCCTCAGCCGGACCGGTGAGGCGCTGATCGACGGCACCGTGCAGCTCAACCGGGCGATCCCCACCCTCGGGCTGATCCCGCTGTTCATCCTCTGGCTGGGCATCGGGGAAACGTTCAAGATCGCCATCATCGCGATAGTCGTCTACGTCCCGATCTATCTGAACACGCACGCCGCGCTGTCCGGCATCGACAGCCGTTTCGTCGAACTCGCCGAGGTGCAGGGCCTGTCACGGCTCGCCTTCGTCCGCCAGGTGGTCGTCCCCGGCGCGCTGCCCGGGTTCTTCGTGGGGCTCCGGCTCGGGGTGACCGGCTCCTGGCTGGGCCTGGTGGTGCTGGAGCAGATCAACGCCACCAACGGGCTCGGCTACCTGATGTTCCAGGCGCAGAACTACGGCCGGACCGACGTCATCCTGGTCGGCCTGCTGATCTACGGCGTCTTCGGCCTCGTCTCCGACAGCGTGGTCCGTCTGATCGAACGGAGGGTGCTGTCGTGGCGCCGCACACTGAGCAACTGA
- a CDS encoding Fpg/Nei family DNA glycosylase, translating into MPEGHTIHRLAQDYAARFSGTAPRVTSPQGKFSDAAALLDRTELTATEAHGKHLFLGFRDADWVHIHLGLFGKVGFGDGPAPPPTDTVRLRLAHDTAYVDLRGPTTCALITDAEKRAVHDRLGPDPLREDADPGAAYRRLSRSRTTIAALLMDQKVVAGVGNVYRAEVLFRHGVDPYRAGRDITPAEWDALWADLAALMREGVRNNRIDTVRPEHTPEAMGRPPRVDDHGGEVYVYRRAGLSCHVCGDEIRTAGLAARNLFWCPGCQRH; encoded by the coding sequence GTGCCAGAGGGGCACACGATCCACCGGCTGGCGCAGGACTACGCCGCCCGCTTCTCCGGCACGGCCCCGCGGGTCACCAGCCCCCAGGGCAAGTTCTCCGACGCCGCCGCCCTCCTGGACCGCACCGAGCTGACCGCCACCGAAGCCCACGGCAAGCACCTCTTCCTGGGCTTCCGGGACGCCGACTGGGTCCACATCCACCTCGGCCTCTTCGGGAAGGTCGGCTTCGGTGACGGCCCCGCGCCCCCGCCGACGGACACCGTCCGGCTCCGGCTCGCGCACGACACGGCGTACGTCGACCTGCGGGGCCCCACCACCTGCGCGCTGATCACGGACGCCGAGAAGCGGGCCGTCCACGACCGGCTCGGCCCCGACCCGCTCCGCGAGGACGCCGACCCGGGCGCCGCGTACCGGCGGCTCTCCCGCAGCCGTACGACGATCGCCGCGCTGCTCATGGACCAGAAGGTGGTCGCCGGCGTCGGCAACGTCTACCGCGCCGAGGTCCTCTTCCGGCACGGCGTCGACCCCTACCGGGCAGGCCGGGACATCACCCCGGCCGAGTGGGACGCCCTCTGGGCCGACCTGGCCGCGCTGATGCGCGAGGGCGTCCGGAACAACCGGATCGACACCGTCCGCCCGGAGCACACCCCCGAGGCGATGGGCCGCCCACCCCGCGTGGACGACCACGGCGGCGAGGTGTACGTGTACCGCCGCGCCGGCCTGTCCTGCCATGTCTGCGGCGACGAGATCCGCACCGCCGGCCTCGCCGCCCGCAACCTCTTCTGGTGCCCCGGCTGCCAACGACACTGA
- a CDS encoding ABC transporter substrate-binding protein, with translation MHRRVFLTSLLGASAAVAGLSGCADGEATAATRGAATKPLAGKVPAGTSLKIASYQNVQQLQFRLAKLPRLPFTVSSWANIGAGPDVINAFRARSLDVANNAGIPPIQAHYQGFDAKIVAIDVTRRPNYLFATKPGSDIRTVTDFRGKRLAFSQGQAQGVVLLRALKQAGLKYDDVTLVPLTSNQFLTALQSGQVDIAPLANSQAPAYLKQYGDKGAHAVKTDVVDLLNLLWAPQSVLDDPAKAAAIAAYIPQWARGQVWQYEHPDVWNEEFFVKTQNLSLDQAKAVTALANKPLFPPSWDEAVKWEQETADLLAEGGFVKKFDVSSLFDHRFESIAAKAVPEEYRR, from the coding sequence ATGCATCGTCGTGTCTTTCTCACCTCCCTGCTCGGCGCGTCCGCCGCCGTGGCGGGTCTCAGCGGCTGCGCCGACGGCGAGGCCACCGCCGCCACCCGGGGCGCGGCCACGAAGCCGCTCGCCGGCAAGGTCCCGGCCGGCACCAGCCTGAAGATCGCCTCGTACCAGAACGTGCAGCAGTTGCAGTTCCGGCTGGCGAAGCTCCCCCGGCTGCCGTTCACGGTGTCGAGCTGGGCGAACATCGGGGCGGGCCCGGACGTGATCAACGCCTTCCGCGCCAGGTCCCTGGACGTCGCCAACAACGCGGGCATCCCGCCGATCCAGGCGCACTACCAGGGCTTCGACGCGAAGATCGTCGCCATCGACGTCACCCGCAGGCCCAACTACCTCTTCGCCACCAAGCCGGGCAGCGACATCCGCACGGTGACGGACTTCCGGGGCAAGCGGCTCGCCTTCTCCCAGGGACAGGCCCAGGGGGTCGTGCTGCTGCGGGCGCTGAAGCAGGCGGGCCTGAAGTACGACGACGTGACACTGGTCCCGCTGACCAGCAACCAGTTCCTGACCGCCCTCCAGTCCGGCCAGGTCGACATCGCCCCGCTCGCCAACAGCCAGGCACCGGCGTACCTGAAGCAGTACGGGGACAAGGGCGCCCACGCTGTCAAGACCGATGTCGTCGACCTGCTCAACCTGCTGTGGGCCCCGCAGTCCGTGCTGGACGACCCGGCGAAGGCCGCCGCGATCGCCGCCTACATCCCCCAGTGGGCCAGGGGCCAGGTGTGGCAGTACGAGCACCCGGACGTGTGGAACGAGGAGTTCTTCGTCAAGACGCAGAACCTCAGCCTCGACCAGGCGAAGGCCGTCACCGCCCTCGCCAACAAGCCGCTGTTCCCGCCCAGTTGGGACGAGGCCGTCAAGTGGGAGCAGGAGACCGCCGACCTGCTCGCCGAGGGCGGCTTCGTGAAGAAGTTCGACGTGTCCTCCCTCTTCGACCACCGCTTCGAGTCCATCGCCGCCAAGGCCGTACCAGAGGAGTACCGGAGGTGA
- a CDS encoding biotin transporter BioY yields MSTATATVRPGAVLADLLPASRVRDAALVLGGAALTGLAAQLSVQVPGSPVPVTGQTFAALLVGTTLGARRGFLSLALYALAGVAGVPWFAGGASGAGLVSFGYVLGMLLASALVGALARRGADRSPLRMAGTMILGEAVIYAVGVPYLALAAHMSASQAVAAGLTPFLLGDALKAALAMGALPTAWKFAGER; encoded by the coding sequence ATGAGCACCGCCACCGCCACCGTCCGCCCCGGCGCAGTCCTCGCCGACCTGCTCCCCGCGTCCCGCGTCCGCGACGCGGCCCTCGTCCTCGGCGGTGCCGCGCTCACCGGCCTCGCGGCCCAGCTCTCGGTCCAGGTGCCCGGCTCCCCGGTGCCGGTGACGGGCCAGACCTTCGCCGCGCTGCTCGTCGGCACCACGCTCGGCGCCCGCCGCGGCTTCCTCTCCCTCGCCCTGTACGCGCTCGCCGGTGTGGCCGGCGTGCCGTGGTTCGCGGGCGGTGCCTCCGGCGCCGGCCTGGTCTCCTTCGGCTACGTCCTCGGCATGCTGCTGGCCTCCGCCCTCGTCGGCGCCCTGGCCCGGCGCGGCGCCGACCGCTCCCCGCTGCGCATGGCGGGCACGATGATCCTCGGCGAGGCAGTCATCTACGCCGTCGGCGTGCCGTACCTGGCCCTGGCCGCCCACATGTCGGCGTCCCAGGCGGTCGCGGCCGGTCTCACCCCGTTCCTGCTCGGCGACGCCCTCAAGGCGGCCCTGGCGATGGGCGCGCTGCCCACGGCCTGGAAGTTCGCCGGCGAGCGCTGA
- a CDS encoding ABC transporter ATP-binding protein: MAPHTEQLTRPAVRLRGLTRSFEGRTVLDGIDLDLPAGQFTALLGHSGSGKSTLLRAVAGLDHGVAGSGQLTAPQRVSVVFQDSRLLPWRRVLDNVLLGLDGKDAGERGRAALAEVGLKGRERAWPAQLSGGEAQRAALARSLVREPELLLADEPFGALDALTRIRMHHLLRELWKRHRPSVLLVTHDVDEAIVLADRVLVLDGGRIGLDLTIDRPHPRSYREPVLGEYRERLLAALGVTEDHR, encoded by the coding sequence GTGGCGCCGCACACTGAGCAACTGACCCGTCCCGCCGTCCGGCTGAGGGGCCTGACCCGGTCGTTCGAGGGCCGTACCGTCCTCGACGGCATCGACCTGGACCTGCCCGCCGGCCAGTTCACGGCCCTGCTCGGGCACAGCGGCTCCGGCAAGTCCACCCTGCTGCGGGCGGTGGCCGGCCTGGACCACGGGGTGGCCGGCAGCGGGCAGCTCACCGCGCCGCAGCGGGTCTCGGTGGTGTTCCAGGACTCCCGGCTGCTGCCCTGGCGGCGGGTGCTGGACAACGTCCTGCTCGGCCTGGACGGCAAGGACGCCGGGGAACGCGGCCGGGCGGCGCTGGCGGAGGTCGGGCTGAAGGGCCGGGAGCGGGCCTGGCCGGCCCAGCTCTCCGGGGGCGAGGCACAGCGTGCCGCGCTCGCCCGCTCCCTGGTCCGCGAGCCCGAACTGCTGCTCGCCGACGAGCCGTTCGGCGCCCTGGACGCGCTCACCCGGATCCGGATGCACCACCTGCTGCGCGAGCTGTGGAAGCGCCACCGGCCCTCCGTGCTGCTCGTCACCCACGACGTCGACGAGGCGATCGTGCTCGCCGACCGGGTCCTCGTCCTGGACGGGGGCCGGATCGGCCTCGACCTGACCATCGACCGTCCCCACCCGCGCTCCTACCGGGAGCCGGTGCTGGGCGAGTACCGCGAGCGGCTGCTGGCCGCCCTCGGTGTCACGGAGGACCACCGGTGA
- a CDS encoding ROK family transcriptional regulator, which produces MPRTAASTLVSPVPRAADSDRRRTSASVVLRSVLEHGPVARSTIARLTGLSPASVTEHCARLTGLGLLRESAAPRRSGGVGRPHVPLDLDDARFLVAGVHVAVPYTTVALLDLRGRVVARRELKHERTDPGRVLARAAEGLAALLAGVPGRRALAVGVAVGGWVDRETGTVVEHELLGWRDVPVRELLCARTGLPVQVDGHARALVNGERLFGRARGSRSVLHLFVGNVVDAAFATNDEVHHGPRSAAGAIAHLPVPGGTEPCACGGTGCLQAELSERTLCRRARAAGVTDSANPMHVVAAAAAGDAVARRLLVERSRATGRAAGLLLDVLNPETVVVTEVGVMHVEGCLDALREAVGTARSAHVLPTSFPDDVLATAGGSVALDILFRDPLGASPEAI; this is translated from the coding sequence ATGCCCCGTACCGCGGCATCCACCCTTGTCTCCCCCGTTCCGCGTGCCGCCGACAGCGACCGGCGGCGCACCAGCGCCAGTGTCGTGCTGCGCTCCGTCCTGGAGCACGGCCCGGTGGCGCGCAGTACCATCGCCCGGCTGACCGGCCTGTCGCCCGCGTCGGTGACCGAGCACTGTGCCCGGCTCACCGGCCTCGGCCTGCTCCGCGAGTCGGCCGCGCCCCGCCGCTCGGGCGGGGTCGGCCGGCCGCATGTCCCCCTCGACCTGGACGACGCCCGCTTCCTGGTCGCCGGGGTGCACGTGGCTGTGCCGTACACCACGGTCGCCCTGCTCGACCTGCGCGGCCGGGTGGTGGCCCGGCGGGAACTGAAGCATGAACGCACCGATCCCGGGCGGGTGCTGGCGCGGGCCGCCGAGGGGCTCGCGGCGCTGCTCGCCGGGGTGCCGGGCCGGCGAGCGCTGGCGGTGGGGGTGGCGGTCGGCGGCTGGGTGGACCGGGAGACGGGCACCGTGGTCGAGCACGAGCTGCTGGGCTGGCGGGACGTGCCGGTGCGGGAGCTGCTCTGCGCCCGCACGGGTCTGCCGGTCCAGGTGGACGGCCACGCGCGGGCGCTGGTGAACGGGGAGCGGCTGTTCGGGCGGGCCCGGGGCAGCCGCAGCGTGCTGCACCTGTTCGTGGGCAACGTGGTGGACGCGGCCTTCGCCACCAACGACGAGGTGCACCACGGGCCGCGTTCGGCGGCCGGGGCGATCGCCCATCTGCCGGTGCCGGGCGGCACCGAGCCGTGCGCGTGCGGCGGTACCGGCTGCCTCCAGGCCGAGTTGAGCGAGCGGACGCTGTGCCGGCGGGCGCGGGCGGCCGGGGTGACCGATTCGGCCAATCCGATGCACGTGGTGGCCGCGGCGGCGGCCGGGGACGCGGTGGCCCGGCGGCTGCTGGTGGAGCGGTCGCGGGCGACCGGGCGGGCGGCCGGACTGCTGCTGGACGTGCTGAACCCGGAGACGGTCGTGGTGACCGAGGTCGGGGTCATGCACGTCGAGGGCTGCCTCGACGCGTTGCGGGAGGCGGTGGGGACGGCACGTTCGGCGCACGTCCTGCCGACGAGTTTCCCGGACGACGTGCTGGCGACGGCGGGCGGTTCGGTGGCACTGGACATATTGTTCCGGGACCCGCTGGGTGCGTCACCTGAGGCTATTTAA
- a CDS encoding amino acid permease codes for MTPGSGLQAGLKNRHLTMIAIGGVIGAGLFVGSSSGIATAGPGILLSYALVGTLVVLVMRMLGEMSAANPTSGSFSAHADRALGRWAGFSIGWLYWFFWGVVLAVEATAGAKILEGWVPSVPQWGWALIVMTVLTATNLVSVGSYGEFEFWFAGIKVVAIGAFIVIGLLAVFGVLPGVHADKASFGNLTSHGGFLPHGPGAILTGVLLVVFSFMGSEIATLAAGESEDPRRAVTKSTNSIIWRIGVFYLGSILIVVALLPWDDASIAKDGSYVAALNSLGIAHAGEIMNVIVLTSVLSCLNSGLYTASRMAFSLGERGDAPKAFARVNARGVPMTAILASVVFGFVAVFFNYLSPDKIFLFLVNSSGAVALFVWLVICFSQLRMRKIIERESPDKLVVRMWLYPYLTWATAAMIVGVLVYMLFDTEHDGRETVLLSLLVAAVVLVIALVKERLAARRAPAAAEAPADKVSIG; via the coding sequence ATGACCCCTGGTTCGGGCCTCCAAGCAGGACTCAAGAACCGCCATCTGACGATGATCGCGATCGGTGGCGTCATCGGAGCCGGCCTCTTCGTCGGCTCCAGTTCCGGTATCGCCACCGCGGGACCCGGCATTCTCCTGTCCTACGCCCTCGTCGGCACGCTCGTCGTGCTGGTGATGCGCATGCTCGGCGAGATGTCCGCCGCCAATCCGACCTCCGGCTCGTTCTCCGCGCACGCCGACCGTGCGCTGGGCCGCTGGGCCGGGTTCTCCATCGGCTGGCTGTACTGGTTCTTCTGGGGCGTCGTGCTCGCCGTCGAGGCGACCGCCGGCGCGAAGATCCTCGAAGGGTGGGTGCCGAGCGTCCCGCAGTGGGGCTGGGCACTCATCGTGATGACCGTGCTGACCGCGACCAACCTGGTCTCCGTCGGCTCCTACGGCGAGTTCGAGTTCTGGTTCGCCGGCATCAAGGTCGTGGCGATCGGCGCGTTCATCGTCATCGGTCTGCTCGCCGTGTTCGGTGTGCTGCCGGGCGTCCACGCCGACAAGGCCTCCTTCGGCAACCTCACCTCGCACGGCGGTTTCCTGCCGCACGGCCCCGGGGCGATCCTCACCGGCGTCCTGCTGGTCGTCTTCTCCTTCATGGGCAGCGAGATCGCGACCCTGGCGGCCGGCGAGTCCGAGGACCCGCGGCGGGCGGTCACCAAGTCGACCAACAGCATCATCTGGCGGATCGGCGTCTTCTACCTCGGCTCGATCCTCATCGTGGTCGCGCTGCTGCCGTGGGACGACGCCTCCATCGCGAAGGACGGCTCCTACGTCGCCGCCCTGAACTCGCTGGGCATCGCGCACGCCGGCGAGATCATGAACGTCATCGTGCTGACCTCGGTGCTGTCCTGTCTCAACTCCGGCCTCTACACGGCCTCCCGGATGGCCTTCTCGCTCGGCGAGCGGGGTGACGCCCCGAAGGCGTTCGCACGGGTCAACGCCCGGGGTGTGCCGATGACGGCGATCCTCGCGTCGGTCGTGTTCGGCTTCGTCGCCGTCTTCTTCAACTACCTGTCCCCGGACAAGATCTTCCTCTTCCTGGTCAACTCCTCCGGCGCGGTGGCGCTGTTCGTGTGGCTGGTCATCTGCTTCTCGCAGCTACGGATGCGCAAGATCATCGAGCGGGAGTCGCCGGACAAGCTCGTCGTGCGGATGTGGCTGTACCCGTACCTGACCTGGGCCACGGCCGCGATGATCGTGGGCGTCCTCGTCTACATGCTGTTCGACACCGAGCACGACGGCCGCGAGACCGTGCTGCTGTCGCTGCTGGTCGCGGCGGTGGTGCTGGTGATCGCCCTGGTGAAGGAGCGGCTCGCCGCGCGCCGGGCGCCCGCGGCGGCCGAGGCGCCGGCCGACAAGGTGTCCATCGGCTGA
- a CDS encoding LLM class flavin-dependent oxidoreductase, translated as MTTRQLHLNAFLMNTGHHEASWRLPESDPYAHVDLAHYVGLARIAERGTFDSLFLADGPQLWSNLAQRPAGALEPLTLLTALATATEHIGLIATASTSYNSPYNLARRFASLDIISGGRAGWNIVTTAGAEAARNFGLEHEPAHAERYARAAEFLDVALKLWDSWEDDAVVADKAAGVWGDDNRIHPPRHRGTYFSVAGALNVPRTPQGYPLLVQAGSSEDGKAFAARYAEAVFTAQQTLTDAQAFYRDLKARTRRAGRDPEQVKVLPGIVPVLGSTQAEARANEQILEDHIVYDHGVARLESLLQLEPGTLELDARLPADLPPESAVEGAKSRYTLVVELARRDRLTVRQLIGRLGGGRGHLTFAGTPEQVADQIGTWFTEGAADGFNIMPAVLPSGLEAFVEHVVPILRARGLLRTAYGPRQTLRERYGLPRPANQYVTPASSPAPALV; from the coding sequence GTGACCACCCGACAGCTCCACCTGAACGCGTTCCTGATGAACACCGGCCACCACGAGGCGTCGTGGCGGCTGCCGGAGAGCGACCCGTACGCGCACGTCGACCTCGCCCACTACGTCGGCCTGGCGCGGATCGCCGAACGCGGCACGTTCGACTCCCTCTTCCTCGCCGACGGCCCCCAGCTCTGGAGCAACCTCGCCCAGCGGCCGGCCGGCGCCCTGGAACCGCTCACCCTGCTGACCGCGCTGGCCACGGCCACCGAGCACATCGGACTGATCGCCACCGCCTCCACGTCCTACAACTCCCCCTACAACCTGGCCCGCAGGTTCGCCTCCCTGGACATCATCAGCGGCGGCCGGGCCGGCTGGAACATCGTCACCACCGCCGGCGCGGAGGCCGCCCGCAACTTCGGCCTGGAGCACGAGCCCGCGCACGCCGAGCGGTACGCCCGTGCCGCCGAGTTCCTCGACGTGGCCCTGAAGCTGTGGGACAGCTGGGAGGACGACGCGGTCGTCGCCGACAAGGCCGCCGGTGTCTGGGGCGACGACAACCGCATCCACCCGCCCCGGCACCGGGGGACGTACTTCAGCGTCGCCGGCGCCCTCAACGTCCCGCGCACCCCGCAGGGCTATCCGCTGCTGGTCCAGGCGGGCTCCTCGGAGGACGGCAAGGCGTTCGCCGCCCGGTACGCGGAGGCCGTGTTCACCGCCCAGCAGACCCTCACCGACGCGCAGGCCTTCTACCGCGACCTCAAGGCCCGCACCCGGCGGGCCGGGCGCGACCCGGAGCAGGTCAAGGTGCTGCCGGGGATCGTCCCCGTCCTCGGGTCGACGCAGGCCGAGGCGCGGGCGAACGAGCAGATCCTCGAGGACCACATCGTGTACGACCACGGGGTGGCCCGGCTGGAGAGCCTGCTCCAGCTTGAGCCCGGCACGCTGGAGCTGGACGCCCGGCTGCCCGCGGACCTGCCGCCCGAGTCGGCCGTCGAGGGCGCCAAGAGCCGCTACACGCTCGTCGTGGAGCTGGCCCGGCGCGACCGGCTCACCGTCCGGCAGCTGATCGGCCGGCTCGGCGGCGGGCGCGGGCACCTCACCTTCGCCGGGACGCCCGAGCAGGTCGCCGACCAGATCGGGACCTGGTTCACCGAGGGCGCCGCCGACGGCTTCAACATCATGCCGGCCGTCCTGCCCTCCGGCCTGGAGGCGTTCGTCGAGCACGTCGTGCCGATCCTGCGCGCCCGCGGCCTGCTGCGCACCGCGTACGGCCCCCGGCAGACCCTGCGGGAGCGCTACGGCCTTCCCCGCCCCGCCAATCAGTACGTGACCCCCGCCTCCTCCCCCGCCCCCGCGCTCGTCTGA
- a CDS encoding GNAT family N-acetyltransferase: MGTDHGTGPRVLREDEWDRWYDALYRSFGSGPASAEERALDRSVTEFDRSLAVWDGDAVVGTAGAFSFRMTVPGGAAVPAAGVTMVGVAATHRRRGVLTSMMRRQLDDVRVLGEPVAVLTASEPAIYGRFGYGAATFRVGAEIDTSRVTVAVPDGTDEVRLRYADPAEVLDACEAVYAALVPRRPGMLVRQPGWERAGLLDPESGREGGSALRCVVAERDGRTSGYVRFHTRSGWSEGGADGTVHLRALAALDPVTEAALWRFLFGIDLMTTLSVRSRPVDDAWRYLVSDTRRCKPRLGDDAYVRLVDVGPALSARTYLAPVDVVFEVEDAFCPWNAGRWRLTGDAKGACCERTTDAADLSLSVRELGAAYLGGVSLLSLAAAGRVRELRPGALAEASVAFGSAVAPWLPHGF; this comes from the coding sequence ATGGGGACTGACCACGGAACCGGGCCGAGGGTGCTGCGCGAGGACGAGTGGGACCGGTGGTACGACGCCTTGTACCGGTCCTTCGGTTCGGGGCCGGCGTCGGCCGAGGAGCGGGCGCTGGACCGGTCCGTGACCGAGTTCGACCGCTCTCTGGCCGTCTGGGACGGGGACGCGGTCGTCGGCACGGCGGGGGCGTTCAGCTTCCGGATGACCGTGCCGGGCGGGGCCGCGGTGCCGGCGGCCGGGGTGACGATGGTGGGCGTGGCGGCCACCCACCGCCGGCGCGGGGTGCTGACCTCGATGATGCGCCGCCAGCTCGACGACGTCCGTGTGCTGGGTGAGCCGGTCGCGGTGCTGACCGCGTCGGAGCCGGCCATCTACGGCCGTTTCGGATACGGCGCGGCGACCTTCCGGGTCGGCGCGGAGATCGACACGAGCCGGGTGACGGTGGCCGTGCCCGACGGTACCGACGAGGTGCGGCTGCGGTACGCGGACCCGGCCGAGGTCCTGGACGCCTGCGAGGCCGTGTACGCGGCGCTGGTGCCGCGACGGCCCGGCATGCTGGTCCGGCAGCCCGGCTGGGAGCGGGCCGGACTGCTCGACCCGGAGAGCGGGCGCGAGGGCGGGTCGGCGCTGCGGTGCGTGGTCGCCGAACGGGACGGCAGGACCAGCGGTTACGTCCGCTTCCACACCCGCAGCGGCTGGAGCGAGGGCGGTGCCGACGGCACGGTGCACCTGCGGGCCCTGGCCGCGCTCGATCCCGTGACCGAGGCCGCGCTGTGGCGTTTCCTGTTCGGCATCGACCTGATGACGACGCTGTCGGTGCGGTCGCGGCCGGTGGACGACGCCTGGCGGTACCTGGTCTCCGACACCCGCCGCTGCAAGCCGCGGCTGGGCGACGACGCCTACGTGCGGCTGGTGGACGTGGGGCCGGCCCTGTCGGCGCGCACCTATCTGGCGCCGGTGGACGTCGTGTTCGAGGTGGAGGACGCCTTCTGCCCGTGGAACGCCGGGCGTTGGCGGCTGACGGGCGACGCGAAGGGGGCGTGCTGCGAGCGGACGACCGACGCGGCCGATCTCTCCCTGTCCGTACGGGAGCTGGGCGCGGCCTACCTCGGCGGGGTGTCCCTGCTGTCGCTGGCGGCGGCCGGGCGGGTGCGGGAGCTGCGGCCGGGGGCGCTGGCGGAGGCGTCGGTGGCGTTCGGCTCAGCGGTGGCCCCGTGGCTGCCGCACGGCTTCTGA